The Achromobacter spanius genome includes the window GCGGTCGTACAACTGCATCGCGGACGCGTTGGTTTCGTGAGTCAGCCAGTACACCCGCGAAGCGTTCGCGGCGGCGGCTTCGGCGTAGACGTGTTCGATCAGCGCGCGGCCCGCGCCCGTGCCGCGCACGTCCGCGTCCACGTACAGGTCCTGCAGGTAGCAGTAGTCGCCCGCCGTCCAGGTGGACCGATGAAAAATCCAGTGCACCATGCCGATGGCGCGACCGCCGCTGTAGGCCAGCGCGGCATGCATGGGTTCGGCGGGGTTCAGCAGGCGCGCCCAGGTGTTGCGGGTTACGGCGTCATCGATGTTGACGCGGTAAAACGCCTGGTAGCCCTTCCACAACGGCAGCCAGACGTCAAAGTCGGCGGCCACGACAG containing:
- a CDS encoding GNAT family N-acetyltransferase; this encodes MSTLEIRPVVAADFDVWLPLWKGYQAFYRVNIDDAVTRNTWARLLNPAEPMHAALAYSGGRAIGMVHWIFHRSTWTAGDYCYLQDLYVDADVRGTGAGRALIEHVYAEAAAANASRVYWLTHETNASAMQLYDRIADRSGFIQYRKVMA